A region from the Salicibibacter cibarius genome encodes:
- a CDS encoding DUF3237 domain-containing protein, with product MTSVSKPTLTYIGSMELNVKAPHLPGQTPVGNRRIIRVTDGRIIGDHLNADLIPGGDDWITVREDGTIIQDVRILLQAENEDLILMTYRGIRTGNSSVLQRLDANEDVDPSEYYFRTAPIFETSSDTYDWLNNRVFISTGVRLPGKVQYDIYMVD from the coding sequence ATGACATCAGTATCTAAACCTACCCTAACTTATATTGGAAGTATGGAGTTGAACGTGAAAGCTCCCCATCTTCCTGGTCAAACACCAGTCGGAAATCGACGGATCATTCGTGTTACTGACGGAAGGATTATAGGGGACCATCTTAATGCCGACCTCATCCCCGGTGGAGATGATTGGATCACTGTGCGTGAGGACGGCACGATTATTCAAGATGTTCGCATTCTGTTGCAAGCAGAAAATGAAGACCTCATTTTAATGACCTATCGCGGGATTCGAACAGGCAACTCTTCTGTTCTTCAAAGGCTTGATGCGAATGAAGATGTCGACCCGTCTGAGTATTATTTCCGGACAGCCCCCATTTTCGAAACATCTTCTGATACGTATGATTGGTTAAATAACCGAGTCTTTATTTCTACTGGCGTCCGACTCCCGGGAAAAGTACAGTATGACATCTATATGGTGGACTAA
- a CDS encoding CoA transferase subunit A produces MVQMTNTSAIHDHVKSGDTLMVGGFGLVGSPLTLIEALTKHDVEDLTIISNNVGETGKGLGKLLQQGKIKKAIGSYFTSNREVADWYNQGKLELDLLPQGTLSEAIRSGGAGIGGFYTKTAVGTDLADGKETKVIDGETYVLERSLKADVALIRAEKADTKGNLVYYKTARNFNPNMATAASYVIAEVDEIVEEGTLSPELIATPHLYVDAVVQSRYVLTKEGVVER; encoded by the coding sequence ATGGTACAGATGACTAATACATCTGCGATACATGATCATGTTAAGAGCGGAGATACGCTGATGGTTGGTGGCTTTGGCCTTGTTGGTAGTCCGCTTACGCTCATTGAGGCATTGACCAAACATGATGTAGAAGATTTAACGATTATAAGTAACAATGTCGGTGAAACTGGTAAAGGACTTGGGAAATTACTACAGCAAGGAAAAATCAAAAAAGCCATAGGTTCTTATTTTACAAGTAACCGTGAGGTTGCAGACTGGTATAACCAAGGAAAACTGGAGTTAGATCTGCTCCCGCAGGGCACATTGTCGGAAGCTATTCGATCGGGTGGGGCCGGGATTGGAGGATTCTATACAAAAACGGCTGTTGGTACGGACTTAGCAGATGGGAAAGAAACAAAAGTCATTGACGGTGAAACGTATGTATTAGAACGATCGCTCAAAGCAGACGTTGCACTGATCAGAGCAGAGAAAGCAGACACAAAAGGAAATCTTGTTTATTACAAAACAGCACGTAATTTCAATCCAAATATGGCAACAGCTGCTTCTTATGTGATTGCTGAGGTTGATGAAATTGTGGAAGAGGGGACATTATCACCAGAGCTGATTGCCACTCCACATTTATATGTCGATGCAGTTGTGCAAAGTCGTTATGTCCTTACAAAAGAAGGAGTGGTGGAACGATGA
- a CDS encoding acetyl-CoA C-acyltransferase — MDPVVIIDAVRTPIGRYNGMLKDIRPDDLASHVIRCLIERQPDLPPENIDDVIFGNANGAGEENRNVARMAALLAGLPQSVSGTTINRLCGSSLDAISMGARSILSGEADVILAGGVESMSRAPLVMKKPEKSFPRGDMTLQDTTIGWRFVNPKMEEMYGTDSMPHTAENVAQRYNISREEQDYFAYQSQQRAKLAMETNRFEQEIIPIVKKEKNGEETVIDSDEHPRPETTLEKLEKLRPLFADGTVTAGNASGVNDGAAAVLLMRESKAKAFGLKPLVRFRASSTAGVEPSVMGLGPIASTEKLMQRHGISNKDFDVVELNEAFASQSLECMRQLDFDSSRVNVNGGAIAFGHPLGASGAKILASLIYEMKRSNHELGLATMCIGVGQGISLAVENVV, encoded by the coding sequence ATGGACCCAGTTGTTATAATTGATGCCGTTCGCACCCCAATTGGTCGCTACAATGGAATGCTTAAAGATATACGGCCCGATGACTTAGCCAGTCATGTTATCCGTTGCCTTATTGAACGCCAGCCAGACCTTCCGCCTGAAAATATTGATGATGTGATTTTTGGGAACGCCAATGGGGCAGGGGAAGAGAACCGAAATGTAGCACGGATGGCTGCTCTCCTTGCTGGTCTTCCTCAATCGGTTAGTGGCACAACCATCAATCGATTATGTGGTTCCAGTTTGGACGCGATTAGTATGGGAGCCCGATCTATTTTGTCCGGGGAAGCGGATGTCATCCTAGCCGGTGGAGTGGAAAGTATGAGTCGTGCCCCGCTTGTTATGAAAAAACCTGAAAAATCTTTCCCACGTGGGGATATGACATTGCAGGATACGACGATAGGTTGGCGTTTTGTCAATCCAAAGATGGAGGAGATGTACGGCACAGATTCGATGCCTCATACTGCTGAAAACGTTGCCCAACGCTACAACATTTCCCGGGAAGAGCAGGATTATTTTGCGTATCAAAGCCAACAACGCGCGAAGTTAGCTATGGAAACTAATCGCTTCGAACAAGAAATAATTCCGATCGTCAAAAAAGAAAAAAATGGGGAAGAAACAGTGATTGACAGCGATGAGCACCCTCGCCCCGAAACGACGCTAGAAAAGCTTGAGAAATTGCGACCACTGTTTGCGGACGGAACAGTAACTGCCGGTAATGCATCCGGCGTTAATGACGGAGCAGCTGCGGTATTGCTTATGCGAGAATCGAAAGCCAAAGCGTTTGGGTTAAAACCTCTTGTCCGGTTTCGTGCTTCATCAACAGCTGGCGTCGAACCATCGGTTATGGGGCTGGGACCGATTGCTTCTACCGAGAAATTGATGCAAAGACATGGCATTTCGAACAAAGATTTTGATGTAGTGGAGCTAAATGAAGCGTTTGCATCTCAATCTCTAGAATGTATGCGACAGCTAGATTTTGATTCATCGCGAGTCAATGTCAACGGTGGTGCAATTGCCTTTGGACATCCTTTAGGTGCAAGTGGAGCAAAGATTTTAGCTTCTCTCATATATGAGATGAAAAGAAGTAATCATGAACTGGGACTTGCGACGATGTGCATCGGTGTTGGCCAAGGGATTTCACTAGCAGTGGAAAACGTAGTGTAA
- a CDS encoding alpha/beta fold hydrolase — MERNLTIKDNIHLHISESRGGDTTVILVHGLTGNHKQMYYYQEKLAEDFTVISYDIRGRGDSSPASENTSIFTHAEDLQALIETLNIQNPILVGYSMGGYICALVASKLENVEKLVLLDGAGAVDDTQRELIAPSLKRLEKDYPSAEAYINETKNVYEKLAVDWDDITEAAARHEVMLVNDYWEHKSNVYLIRQDFESFYDFPAEGVFMAIQCKTMLVIATGTLGSKASLFDKSSYMKLRQILAPSEVKVTNVNHYELVFNKQLETIQKVHTFIEKGR, encoded by the coding sequence TTGGAGAGGAACTTAACAATTAAAGATAATATTCATTTGCATATATCGGAATCGAGAGGTGGAGACACCACCGTCATTCTCGTACATGGATTAACGGGTAATCATAAACAAATGTATTATTACCAGGAAAAGCTAGCCGAAGATTTCACAGTAATTAGTTACGATATTCGCGGACGTGGAGACAGCTCACCTGCTTCAGAAAATACATCGATTTTTACGCACGCTGAGGATCTACAGGCATTGATTGAAACGTTAAATATCCAAAACCCTATACTTGTTGGTTACTCCATGGGCGGCTATATTTGTGCATTAGTCGCAAGCAAGCTTGAAAACGTTGAAAAGTTAGTACTGTTAGATGGTGCGGGAGCGGTTGATGACACCCAGCGAGAACTAATCGCCCCATCGTTAAAACGCTTGGAAAAGGATTACCCCTCTGCAGAAGCTTATATAAACGAAACGAAAAATGTTTACGAAAAGTTAGCAGTCGATTGGGATGACATAACAGAAGCTGCTGCTAGGCATGAAGTTATGCTTGTCAATGATTATTGGGAACATAAATCAAATGTCTATCTTATTCGTCAAGACTTTGAAAGCTTTTATGATTTTCCGGCTGAGGGCGTTTTTATGGCTATTCAATGCAAAACAATGCTTGTCATAGCCACAGGAACTTTAGGAAGTAAAGCATCGTTGTTTGATAAGTCATCCTATATGAAACTTCGACAGATTCTGGCTCCTTCCGAGGTGAAAGTGACAAATGTGAACCATTATGAACTTGTTTTTAACAAGCAGCTAGAGACGATCCAGAAGGTACATACATTTATTGAAAAAGGAAGGTGA
- a CDS encoding muconate cycloisomerase family protein: MTIKQGNVYIADIPISRPHQLSMHTITKQTIVLVKLTEEDGLSGWGEVATIGGASYEEMTPEAIKVTIDHYLMPMILGKKAADYACIMNDIQKHVKGNRFAKAAVESALIDLFAKQKGLPAYELLGGKIHDSLPVAWTLASGDTKKDIEEAQEALQQRKHRIFKLKIGKGDPNENVRHVLEIKKALGDEVRVTVDVNQSWDEQTANQCIPKLQAGGIVMVEQPLPEWNEEGMRRLTASSALSVMADEGARSIHDVFRIAKHHVGDSLSLKIPKHGGPHETKKAAAIAESAGMPLYGGTMIESTLGTAIAAHVYATIPDMIFGTELFGPLLYQDMVSTNALIYENYELIIPERPGFGITIDEDKVLYYARDHETRQKGGNMI, encoded by the coding sequence ATGACCATTAAACAAGGGAATGTATATATTGCAGATATACCAATCTCACGTCCGCATCAGTTGTCAATGCATACCATTACAAAACAAACGATTGTTTTAGTAAAACTAACAGAAGAGGATGGTCTGAGCGGTTGGGGAGAAGTCGCTACCATCGGCGGGGCTTCTTATGAGGAAATGACGCCGGAAGCCATAAAAGTCACCATTGATCATTATCTTATGCCGATGATTTTGGGAAAAAAAGCGGCAGACTACGCATGTATCATGAATGATATCCAGAAACATGTGAAAGGAAACCGATTCGCAAAAGCAGCTGTGGAAAGCGCATTGATTGATCTTTTTGCGAAGCAGAAAGGCTTGCCGGCATACGAGCTTCTTGGTGGAAAAATTCATGATTCTCTTCCAGTGGCGTGGACGCTAGCTAGCGGAGATACCAAAAAAGATATCGAAGAGGCTCAAGAGGCTCTTCAGCAGAGGAAACACCGAATATTTAAATTAAAGATCGGCAAGGGGGATCCAAACGAAAACGTCAGGCACGTGCTCGAAATAAAAAAAGCGCTCGGTGATGAGGTTCGTGTTACTGTTGATGTCAATCAATCTTGGGATGAGCAAACAGCCAATCAGTGCATACCTAAATTGCAGGCTGGTGGTATCGTCATGGTTGAACAGCCACTTCCAGAATGGAACGAAGAAGGTATGAGAAGATTGACAGCTTCCTCCGCACTTTCGGTGATGGCGGATGAAGGAGCCCGATCCATTCACGATGTATTTCGCATCGCAAAGCACCATGTTGGAGATTCATTGTCTTTGAAGATACCGAAACATGGTGGTCCCCATGAAACGAAAAAAGCAGCTGCTATTGCTGAAAGTGCTGGGATGCCTTTATACGGAGGGACGATGATTGAGTCGACGTTAGGAACAGCCATCGCAGCACATGTTTATGCTACCATTCCTGATATGATTTTTGGAACTGAGCTGTTTGGTCCATTACTCTATCAAGATATGGTCTCAACAAATGCACTGATCTATGAAAACTATGAACTTATTATTCCGGAGCGCCCAGGGTTCGGCATAACCATCGATGAAGACAAGGTCCTCTACTACGCTCGTGATCATGAGACCAGACAGAAAGGAGGCAATATGATATGA
- a CDS encoding IclR family transcriptional regulator domain-containing protein codes for MSSRKNNLHRNIKQSDHVQSLEKGLKVIQVFSEDHPRLTVSQASKETGINRPTVRRIMLTLESLGFATSQNGHFSLTAKALTLGYAYLSSQNVWNLSYPKMQALVKKIGESCSISVLDRTHIIYVARVPAKRIMSINIDVGTRLPAYATSMGRVLLSGLDDNILREYINEIIFEPITNQTVIDQQKFLTIIDHTRNQGFAHVENQLEQGLRSLAVPLKNQNGEMVAAINCSVHAGRVSENELLKDFLPLLRKTAEDISSDIKTHKM; via the coding sequence ATGTCAAGTAGAAAAAATAATCTTCATCGTAATATTAAACAAAGTGACCATGTTCAATCTTTAGAAAAAGGGCTCAAGGTCATTCAAGTTTTTTCCGAAGATCATCCCCGTTTAACGGTCAGCCAGGCATCGAAAGAAACAGGGATCAATCGCCCAACCGTTCGAAGAATTATGTTAACACTGGAATCCCTGGGTTTTGCTACATCACAGAACGGGCATTTCTCATTAACGGCCAAAGCATTAACCCTTGGATATGCCTATTTATCTTCACAAAATGTATGGAATCTTTCCTATCCAAAAATGCAAGCTTTGGTAAAAAAAATTGGCGAATCCTGTTCGATATCTGTCCTTGATAGAACGCACATTATTTATGTTGCTCGGGTACCGGCTAAGCGGATTATGAGTATCAATATTGATGTCGGTACGCGTCTTCCTGCATACGCAACCTCAATGGGAAGAGTTCTTTTGTCAGGTCTCGATGACAATATTTTACGGGAGTATATAAATGAAATCATATTTGAGCCAATAACAAATCAAACTGTAATAGATCAGCAGAAATTTTTAACGATCATTGACCATACTCGAAATCAAGGGTTCGCCCATGTAGAAAATCAGTTAGAGCAAGGACTACGGTCATTGGCTGTGCCACTTAAAAATCAAAATGGGGAAATGGTTGCTGCAATCAACTGTTCCGTTCATGCTGGGAGAGTTAGTGAGAATGAACTGTTAAAGGACTTCCTTCCACTTCTTCGCAAAACAGCTGAAGATATATCAAGTGATATTAAAACCCATAAAATGTAA
- a CDS encoding DHH family phosphoesterase, with translation MVQEVLDIIRGYNTVIIHRHIHPDLDALGSQGALAEILKISFPNKNIYIVGEEDKSLKFVKRMDDISDSEYNGSLIIICDTDCESRISDKRYKKGDFILKIDHHPNVVPYGDLNWTDVSASSTSEMIYDLFNNGKNGLLLTNEAARLIYAGIIGDTGRLLFNNTTNKTFSIVNELQKWDFSIEDLYTDIYKCNLNLTRLKGYILQHFHISKSGVGYIKIRNNILEKYKVMPNEVTHIINIFSDVDGIKAWTFFIDEKDHIKVRIRSKKIPIDQVAQQYGGGGHFLSAGATIHTWDEAETMLQQLENHVNVHALVDYH, from the coding sequence ATGGTACAAGAAGTTCTTGATATTATTAGAGGGTATAATACTGTTATCATTCATCGTCATATACATCCTGATCTAGATGCGCTAGGGTCACAGGGGGCTCTGGCAGAAATTTTAAAAATAAGCTTTCCAAACAAAAATATCTATATTGTTGGTGAAGAGGATAAATCATTAAAGTTCGTAAAACGTATGGATGATATATCAGACAGTGAGTATAATGGATCGTTAATTATTATTTGCGATACGGATTGCGAAAGTCGTATTAGCGATAAACGTTATAAAAAAGGTGATTTTATACTAAAAATCGACCATCATCCCAATGTTGTGCCGTACGGTGATCTAAATTGGACTGATGTATCCGCAAGTTCTACAAGTGAAATGATCTATGATTTATTCAATAATGGCAAAAACGGCTTGTTACTGACAAATGAAGCAGCACGATTAATATATGCCGGTATTATAGGGGATACTGGAAGGCTTTTATTTAATAATACTACAAATAAAACATTTTCCATTGTCAATGAACTGCAAAAATGGGATTTTTCGATAGAAGATCTTTATACTGATATATATAAATGCAATTTAAATTTAACCCGTTTGAAGGGATATATTCTTCAACATTTTCATATATCAAAATCTGGTGTCGGTTATATCAAGATTAGAAATAATATTTTGGAAAAATATAAGGTAATGCCTAATGAAGTTACTCACATAATTAATATTTTTTCCGATGTAGATGGAATAAAAGCTTGGACATTCTTTATTGATGAAAAAGACCACATAAAAGTTAGGATTCGATCCAAAAAGATACCTATTGATCAGGTTGCACAACAATATGGCGGTGGAGGGCACTTTCTTTCTGCTGGAGCAACTATTCATACCTGGGATGAGGCTGAAACAATGTTGCAACAACTTGAAAATCATGTGAATGTGCATGCACTTGTTGACTATCATTAA
- a CDS encoding 3-oxoacid CoA-transferase subunit B, producing the protein MSHKERIAQRAAEELSPSSIINLGIGIPTLVANYLDKEQYIMHTENGMLGVTSVEEENIDPLIVNAGKQPVGEAVGASYFDSAASFAMIRGSHVDVAILGALQVDSEGLVANWAIPGKNIIGVGGAMDLLVGAKKIIITTNHVAKDGSAKLVQECEYPITSRRRADVIITDLAVFHWRDEGYELTEVMEGSNIEEIKAKTKLSYRVHPSAMQKEG; encoded by the coding sequence ATGAGCCATAAAGAAAGAATCGCTCAACGCGCAGCTGAAGAACTTTCTCCTTCCTCGATTATTAATCTAGGGATTGGCATACCAACTTTGGTAGCGAATTATCTCGATAAAGAACAATATATCATGCATACGGAAAATGGCATGCTTGGTGTGACGTCCGTAGAAGAGGAAAATATCGATCCACTCATTGTTAATGCTGGAAAACAGCCTGTCGGAGAAGCAGTTGGAGCGTCCTATTTTGATAGCGCGGCTTCCTTCGCCATGATTCGTGGCAGTCATGTTGACGTGGCCATCCTGGGTGCCCTTCAAGTTGACAGTGAGGGACTAGTAGCGAATTGGGCTATCCCTGGTAAAAATATTATCGGTGTTGGCGGCGCTATGGACCTTCTTGTGGGTGCTAAAAAAATTATCATTACAACCAATCACGTTGCCAAAGATGGATCAGCTAAGCTTGTGCAAGAATGTGAGTACCCAATCACTTCGAGAAGACGTGCCGATGTTATCATTACCGACCTCGCTGTTTTTCATTGGAGAGATGAGGGCTATGAACTCACAGAGGTAATGGAAGGGTCCAACATTGAAGAGATCAAAGCAAAAACAAAGCTTTCCTACCGCGTTCATCCCAGTGCAATGCAGAAGGAGGGATAG